The following proteins are encoded in a genomic region of Syntrophorhabdales bacterium:
- a CDS encoding response regulator, which translates to MRVLIVDDDFVSRVLLQKMLATYGDCDIAVDGVEAVHAFDLAWKEGRPYDLICMDIIMPNMDGQEALRTIRQKEKERSIDFRHEAKVIMTTSLTDPESVADAIYKGGATSYLMKPVSRSVLTEQLQKLGLTQKPVSPPEE; encoded by the coding sequence ATGCGCGTACTCATTGTTGATGACGATTTCGTGAGCCGCGTGCTGCTGCAAAAGATGCTTGCAACGTACGGCGACTGCGATATTGCTGTTGACGGCGTCGAGGCGGTACATGCCTTTGATCTGGCCTGGAAGGAAGGCAGGCCATACGACCTCATCTGTATGGACATCATAATGCCTAACATGGACGGCCAGGAAGCGCTCAGGACAATACGCCAGAAGGAGAAGGAAAGGTCAATCGACTTCAGACATGAGGCAAAAGTGATCATGACGACGTCCCTTACCGATCCCGAAAGCGTCGCAGACGCGATCTATAAAGGCGGGGCAACTTCGTATCTTATGAAGCCGGTCAGCAGGTCTGTGCTGACTGAGCAATTGCAGAAACTGGGACTCACGCAGAAGCCAGTGTCTCCACCTGAGGAATAA
- a CDS encoding L,D-transpeptidase family protein: MGKKSQDAFLEFLKKKRKEVSRQQKLEERDYRTSIPLTYGEQKAQGKSWFSLGGVLVGGIILLILLNGATLVLLVRERSRATELASIVAQTEKELLYIGDEVPRQTMRNTQNSLAEAQKKLHGALEETKKTGTPDVGPERKAITPATPPAEKPPEQPPAAGQEKAPAAVAPEKPAAPVTPAPAVTQAAPEKQEKRVAELNIPPGQSLFPFVYIDAGEQTLLVEKNSRTLFHLRSVQGKLTLVKAYPCIVGRNIKDKEKTGDMATPEGIYFFVEFVPGSKLPQNYGMGAFVLNYPDFLDKKNGKTGDGVWLHGHDPKKKLDEVLSTKGCVVMDNDALRELSTVIKLGTTPIVIVDRLAFRSVDAQKKVAEDILAFLTGWQKAWEAVDMKKYLRFYSADFKMPDGTDLETFGRRKEQVSKGKKFIQVRLDRKEVLLSQKDQGDMAVVRFRQTYKSNNFNGISIKSLYLKKSQKGWQIVGESTLAS; this comes from the coding sequence ACGGGGAACAGAAAGCCCAGGGAAAAAGCTGGTTTTCTCTCGGGGGAGTTCTGGTAGGTGGCATAATCCTTCTCATTCTGCTGAACGGGGCTACCCTGGTTTTGCTCGTGCGCGAGCGAAGCAGGGCCACCGAACTCGCTTCGATCGTCGCTCAGACAGAAAAGGAACTGCTGTACATCGGGGACGAGGTGCCTCGCCAGACCATGAGGAATACCCAGAACTCTCTCGCCGAGGCGCAGAAGAAACTGCATGGGGCACTGGAGGAGACCAAGAAGACAGGCACGCCGGATGTTGGCCCGGAGAGAAAGGCGATCACGCCGGCGACCCCGCCGGCCGAGAAACCTCCTGAGCAGCCGCCCGCAGCGGGCCAGGAAAAAGCCCCAGCGGCGGTTGCGCCTGAGAAACCGGCTGCACCAGTTACGCCGGCTCCCGCAGTCACCCAGGCCGCTCCCGAGAAGCAGGAGAAAAGGGTCGCTGAACTCAACATACCCCCTGGACAGTCGCTCTTTCCTTTCGTTTATATAGATGCCGGCGAGCAGACGCTGCTGGTGGAGAAAAACAGCAGGACTCTTTTTCACCTGCGTTCGGTTCAGGGCAAGTTGACGCTGGTAAAGGCCTATCCCTGTATCGTGGGGAGGAATATCAAGGACAAAGAGAAAACAGGCGATATGGCAACGCCGGAAGGTATCTACTTTTTTGTGGAGTTTGTTCCGGGGAGCAAGCTTCCCCAGAATTATGGCATGGGCGCTTTTGTTCTGAATTATCCTGATTTTCTTGACAAGAAGAATGGCAAGACAGGAGATGGTGTGTGGCTTCACGGTCACGATCCTAAAAAGAAGCTTGACGAAGTGTTATCAACAAAGGGCTGCGTGGTCATGGACAACGACGCGCTGAGGGAGCTTTCGACCGTGATAAAGCTGGGTACGACACCCATCGTAATAGTAGACCGCCTGGCGTTCAGGAGTGTGGATGCTCAGAAGAAAGTAGCAGAGGACATTCTCGCCTTCCTGACCGGGTGGCAAAAGGCGTGGGAAGCAGTCGACATGAAGAAATATCTGCGCTTCTATTCAGCTGATTTCAAGATGCCTGACGGCACCGACCTTGAAACGTTCGGAAGGCGAAAGGAACAGGTCAGCAAAGGAAAGAAATTTATTCAGGTACGGCTTGACCGGAAAGAGGTGCTGCTCTCGCAGAAGGACCAGGGCGACATGGCAGTGGTACGGTTCCGGCAGACCTACAAGTCAAACAATTTTAACGGGATAAGCATAAAATCACTCTATCTTAAGAAGAGCCAGAAGGGCTGGCAGATTGTGGGCGAGTCCACACTGGCTTCGTAA